The proteins below come from a single Denticeps clupeoides chromosome 15, fDenClu1.1, whole genome shotgun sequence genomic window:
- the LOC114765406 gene encoding pleckstrin homology domain-containing family A member 5-like isoform X17 codes for MLKFTTTHQSSHNERKVTCKHPVSGQPSQDNCIFVVNEQPAAKAPATEKKERPTSTMSEASNYTGGSNYTGGSDYAAHPGSPAARPSRSSKKVHNFGKRSNSIKRNPNAPVVRSNWLYKQDSTGMKMWKRRWFVLSDMCLFYYKDEKEEGILGSILLPSFRISMLSVDDHISKKYAFKATHPNMRTYYFCTDTAKDMESWMKVMTDAALVHTEPIRRLDKLKTEHHGPQEMNNILNHRALTQPEIQNNERNHEAMRLEDRKQRALLEKPGGHRCVPQKDGDRYAPQRDGDKHALKIDNEHCGLAKDHKKYGLAKEVEKYGLVKDGEKYGLVKDGDKYGLVKEVEKYGLVKDGEKYGLVKDGEKYGLVKDGGKYGLVKDGDKYGLIKDGEKYGLVKDGEKYGLIKDGEKYGLVKDGEKYGLIKDGEKYGLVKDGEKYALVKEGDRHTLKKEGERHSHLTKEREKHAAQKDLERYGERYGFQKDGGTEQPLTKINSIKLQPAQAAAIAAAVSASRQMQAAQQRPPLLNGPGEPAGERSPVDAGVAGGQPPPLTQEPEKNLQRTGSTQQLEQWVRIQRTRGLDDETRSITSYQTLPRNMPSHRAQVAPRYPEGYRTLPRNSGVRPDSISSLSASVYDRALGPSAAEKRRSMRDDTMWQLYEWQQRQAHSRQHAYSTLPSPKQLGSIAERAAGQSIPTSPYHTYSPRRSYSTTPRSEVSSPVFRGDVTIDRRHRAHLAKCGYPPDRRSVPVQSITAQSLQGKTPEELTLLLIKLRRQQAELNSLREHTLAQLMQLNLDANKPKSEILSHHLQRNLMYVDGQMKESEPLIFMIHTMIENSAPRPQLYQQASPEDYRDGAHVYQTEEPDVDAKLSRLCEQDKVVRMQEDKLQQLHREKHTLETALLSASQEIEMSANNPTAVQTVIQQRDVLQSGLLSTCRELSRVNGELERSWREYDRLEAEVMAAKNNLLKQLEALGSPQTEPPSQKHIQIQKDLWRIQDVMEALNKNKPKRSSDPNFHSSKPLSNLHKSEEPVPVPPRPPLPHSYEGGDVPSAAPPLPPTGGSQGHVPRPLQHRTDDRKSGQRNGAQGGPDYRLYKSEPELTTVAEVDESNGEDKTEQAAEKEPSSSKGIPYPVGIVPPRTKSPVMPESSTIASYVTLRKSKKPDPRTQDRPRSAVDQSCLAEGGRTRMSVEEQMERIRRHQQGAALREKRRDQENSLSRSSSFSKDQIPSNPYYTLQTRKREEVVSPDRQELEASLRALEQEMKKRALAQQQATPPTEPQAAVTREEDAASPPPGVEHRNPDLEKQEEEEEGEEDERREEERKRLMCDNSLQTAVMVRVSPEEDDDDDAEEEEVKEAEQDQIISLSFKHSQLVTATTSDT; via the exons GCCGGCGGCGAAAGCACCTGCCACCGAGAAGAAGGAGCGTCCCACCAGCACCATGAGCGAGGCGTCCAACTACACCGGCGGCTCCAACTACACCGGCGGCTCGGACTACGCCGCCCACCCGGGCAGCCCGGCGGCCAGA CCGTCGAGATCTTCCAAAAAGGTTCATAATTTTGGGAAGCGCTCCAACTCCATTAAGAGGAACCCCAATGCGCCGGTGGTGAGGAGCAACTGGCTCTACAAGCAG GACAGCACCGGGATGAAGATGTGGAAGAGGCGGTGGTTCGTCCTCTCCGATATGTGTCTGTTCTACTATAAAG ATGAAAAGGAAGAAGGCATCCTGGGAAGCATCCTCCTGCCAAGCTTCCGCATCTCCATGCTGTCCGTGGACGACCATATCAGCAAAAAATACGCCTTCAAG GCGACGCACCCAAACATGCGGACATATTATTTCTGCACAGACACGGCCAAAGACATGGAGTCCTGGATGAAGGTGATGACGGACGCCGCCCTTGTTCACACTGAGCCAATCAGGAG ACTGGATAAGTTAAAGACGGAGCACCACGGCCCCCAAGAGATGAACAACATATTGAACCACCGGGCCCTGACCCAGCCCGAGATCCAGAACAACGAGCGCAACCACGAGGCCATGCGCCTGGAGGACAGGAAGCAGAGGGCCCTGCTGGAAAAGCCCGGCGGCCATCGGTGTGTGCCGCAGAAGGACGGGGACAGGTACGCGCCCCAGCGAGATGGCGACAAGCACGCCCTCAAAATAGACAACGAGCACTGTGGCCTGGCGAAAGACCACAAGAAGTACGGCCTGGCCAAAGAGGTGGAGAAGTATGGTTTGGTAAAAGACGGGGAGAAATACGGACTTGTAAAGGATGGTGACAAGTATGGGCTGGTTAAAGAGGTGGAGAAGTACGGACTGGTCAAAGATGGGGAGAAATACGGACTTGTAAAGGATGGAGAGAAATACGGACTGGTGAAGGATGGGGGGAAATATGGACTGGTTAAAGATGGAGATAAGTATGGGCTGATAAAGGATGGAGAGAAATACGGACTGGTTAAAGATGGAGAGAAGTATGGGCTGATAAAGGATGGAGAGAAATACGGACTGGTTAAAGATGGAGAGAAGTATGGGCTGATAAAGGATGGAGAGAAATACGGACTGGTTAAAGATGGAGAGAAGTACGCTTTGGTAAAGGAAGGAGATAGACACACCCTgaaaaaagagggggaaagaCATTCCCACTTGACCAAGGAGCGGGAGAAGCACGCTGCACAGAAAGATCTGGAACGTTACGGCGAGCGGTACGGTTTCCAGAAGGACGGCGGCACGGAGCAGCCGCTCACCAAAATCAACAGCATCAAGCTGCAGCCGGCACAGGCGGCCGCCATCGCCGCGGCCGTGTCCGCGTCCCGGCAGATGCAGGCCGCTCAGCAGCGCCCCCCACTGCTCAACGGGCCCGGGGAGCCGGCGGGCGAGCGGAGTCCCGTGGACGCGGGGGTCGCCGGGGGACAGCCGCCGCCTCTCACCCAGGAGCCTGAGAAGAACCTGCAGAGAACCGGCTCCACCCAGCAGCTGGAACAGTGGGTCAGGATCCAGAGGACACGGGGCCTGGACGACGAGACCCGGAG CATCACGTCCTACCAGACTCTGCCCAGAAACATGCCGAGTCACCGGGCACAGGTGGCACCCCGGTACCCGGAAGGGTACCGCACGCTGCCCCGCAACAGTGGCGTGCGGCCGGACAGCATCAGCAGCCTGTCGGCGTCCGTGTACGACCGCGCCCTGGGGCCGTCGGCGGCAGAGAAGCGGCGCTCCATGCGCGACGACACCATGTGGCAGCTGTACGAGTGGCAGCAGCGGCAGGCGCACAGCCGGCAGCACGCCTACAGCACCCTGCCCAGCCCCAAACAGCTGGGCAGCATCGCCGAGCGCGCCGCCGGACAGTCCATCCCCACCTCGCCGTACCACACCTACTCGCCACGCCGCTCCTACAGCACCACCCCCCGCTCCGAGGTGTCCTCGCCCGTCTTCCGCGGGGACGTCACCATCGACCGCCGACATCGGGCCCACCTGGCCAAG TGCGGATACCCGCCCGACCGGAGGTCTGTTCCCGTCCAGAGCATCACCGCGCAGTCCCTGCAGGGCAAGACA CCGGAGGAGCTGACCCTTCTGCTGATCAAGCTGCGCCGGCAGCAGGCCGAGCTGAACAGCCTCCGGGAGCACACGCTCGCGCAGCTCATGCAGCTCAACCTCGACGCCAACAAGCCAAAG AGCGAGATTCTGTCCCATCACCTGCAGAGAAATCTCATGTACGTGGACGGACAG ATGAAGGAGAGCGAGCCGTTAATCTTCATGATTCACACAATGATCGAGAACTCGGCGCCCAGGCCTCAACTTTACCAGCAA GCCAGTCCCGAAGACTACAGAGACGGAGCCCACGTGTACCAAACCGAAGAGCCTGATGTTGAC GCCAAGTTGAGTCGACTGTGTGAGCAGGACAAGGTGGTTCGCATGCAGGAGGACAAACTACAGCAGCTCCACCGAGAAAAG CACACGCTGGAAACCGCCCTGCTGTCCGCCAGCCAGGAGATCGAGATGAGCGCCAACAACCCAACGGCCGTCCAAACCGTAATCCAGCAGAGGGACGTCCTTCAGAGCGGCCTGCTCAGCACCTGCAGAGAGCTGTCCAGAGTCAATGGC GAGCTGGAGCGATCCTGGCGAGAATACGACAGGCTGGAGGCCGAGGTCATGGCGGCCAAGAATAACTTGCTGAAGCAGCTGGAAGCCCTTGGGAGTCCACAG ACCGAACCCCCCAGCCAGAAGCACATCCAGATCCAGAAAGACCTGTGGAGGATCCAGGATGTGATGGAGGCTTTGAACAAGAACAAGCCAAAAAGAAGCAGTGACCCCA ATTTTCACAGCTCAAAACCTTTATCAAATCTTCATAAAAGTGAG GAACCGGTTCCTGTCCCTCCTCGCCCTCCTCTGCCCCACTCGTATGAGGGTGGAGATGTCCCCTCCGCCGCGCCTCCACTGCCCCCTACAGGTGGCAGCCAGGGGCACGTTCCCCGCCCGCTGCAGCACCGGACGGACGACAGGAAGTCGGGCCAGAGGAACGGCGCGCAGGGT GGCCCTGACTACAGGCTGTATAAGAGCGAACCTGAGCTCACAACTGTGGCCGAGGTAGACGAGTCCAATGGCGAGGACAAGACAGAGCAGGCAGCCGAGAAAGAGCCTTCCAGCTCCAAAG GAATCCCCTACCCCGTAGGCATTGTGCCCCCCAGAACAAAGTCGCCAGTCATGCCTGAATCCTCCACAATCGCTTCCTATGTGACGCTAAGGAAGAGTAAAAAGCCTGATCCCAGGACA CAGGACAGGCCCCGTAGCGCCGTGGACCAGTCATGCTTGGCAGAAGGCGGGCGGACGCGGATGAGCGTGGAGGAGCAGATGGAGCGGATCCGGAGGCACCAGCAGGGGGCGGCGCTGCGAGAAAAGAGGAGGGACCAGGAGAACTCGCTGTCCCGTAGCTCCTCGTTCTCCAAGGACCAGATACCTTCAAATCCCTACTACACCCTGCAG ACCCGCAAACGGGAGGAGGTGGTTTCTCCAGACCGGCAGGAACTGGAGGCGTCGCTGAGGGCTCTCGAGCAGGAAATGAAGAAGCGGGCCTTGGCGCAGCAGCAAGCCACACCCCCCACTGAGCCACAGGCTGCAGTCACCCGAgag GAGGACGCGGCGTCTCCGCCGCCGGGTGTCGAGCACCGAAACCCAGACCtggagaagcaggaggaggaggaggagggtgaggaagacgagaggagagaagaggaaagGAAAAGGCTGATGTGTGACAACAG CCTACAGACGGCTGTGATGGTCAGGGTGAGTCCCGAGGAGGATGACGACGACGatgccgaggaggaggaggtgaaggaaGCGGAGCAGGACCAGATCATCAGCCTGTCCTTCAAACACAGCCAGCTGGTGACAG CCACGACCAGTGACACGTGA
- the LOC114765406 gene encoding pleckstrin homology domain-containing family A member 5-like isoform X19: MLRCSLSLSLSLSLSLSPSPSERECVSRNPGGRHRSGPLLFRSPTARAELTHPNRPENRGRLTVCVCVCVRGRTVHQKCLRFPTSHNERKVTCKHPVSGQPSQDNCIFVVNEHVNCGKLGQPVVNREADHSGPGDGSHPCPTKTTKPAAKAPATEKKERPTSTMSEASNYTGGSNYTGGSDYAAHPGSPAARPSRSSKKVHNFGKRSNSIKRNPNAPVVRSNWLYKQDSTGMKMWKRRWFVLSDMCLFYYKDEKEEGILGSILLPSFRISMLSVDDHISKKYAFKATHPNMRTYYFCTDTAKDMESWMKVMTDAALVHTEPIRRLDKLKTEHHGPQEMNNILNHRALTQPEIQNNERNHEAMRLEDRKQRALLEKPGGHRCVPQKDGDRYAPQRDGDKHALKIDNEHCGLAKDHKKYGLAKEVEKYGLVKDGEKYGLVKDGDKYGLVKEVEKYGLVKDGEKYGLVKDGEKYGLVKDGGKYGLVKDGDKYGLIKDGEKYGLVKDGEKYGLIKDGEKYGLVKDGEKYGLIKDGEKYGLVKDGEKYALVKEGDRHTLKKEGERHSHLTKEREKHAAQKDLERYGERYGFQKDGGTEQPLTKINSIKLQPAQAAAIAAAVSASRQMQAAQQRPPLLNGPGEPAGERSPVDAGVAGGQPPPLTQEPEKNLQRTGSTQQLEQWVRIQRTRGLDDETRSITSYQTLPRNMPSHRAQVAPRYPEGYRTLPRNSGVRPDSISSLSASVYDRALGPSAAEKRRSMRDDTMWQLYEWQQRQAHSRQHAYSTLPSPKQLGSIAERAAGQSIPTSPYHTYSPRRSYSTTPRSEVSSPVFRGDVTIDRRHRAHLAKCGYPPDRRSVPVQSITAQSLQGKTPEELTLLLIKLRRQQAELNSLREHTLAQLMQLNLDANKPKSEILSHHLQRNLMYVDGQMKESEPLIFMIHTMIENSAPRPQLYQQASPEDYRDGAHVYQTEEPDVDAKLSRLCEQDKVVRMQEDKLQQLHREKHTLETALLSASQEIEMSANNPTAVQTVIQQRDVLQSGLLSTCRELSRVNGELERSWREYDRLEAEVMAAKNNLLKQLEALGSPQTEPPSQKHIQIQKDLWRIQDVMEALNKNKPKRSSDPNFHSSKPLSNLHKSEQDRPRSAVDQSCLAEGGRTRMSVEEQMERIRRHQQGAALREKRRDQENSLSRSSSFSKDQIPSNPYYTLQTRKREEVVSPDRQELEASLRALEQEMKKRALAQQQATPPTEPQAAVTREEDAASPPPGVEHRNPDLEKQEEEEEGEEDERREEERKRLMCDNSLQTAVMVRVSPEEDDDDDAEEEEVKEAEQDQIISLSFKHSQLVTATTSDT, encoded by the exons CGTGAATTGTGGGAAACTCGGGCAGCCTGTTGTAAACAG GGAGGCCGATCACTCGGGACCCGGGGACGGAAGCCATCCATGTCCTACCAAGACCACCAA GCCGGCGGCGAAAGCACCTGCCACCGAGAAGAAGGAGCGTCCCACCAGCACCATGAGCGAGGCGTCCAACTACACCGGCGGCTCCAACTACACCGGCGGCTCGGACTACGCCGCCCACCCGGGCAGCCCGGCGGCCAGA CCGTCGAGATCTTCCAAAAAGGTTCATAATTTTGGGAAGCGCTCCAACTCCATTAAGAGGAACCCCAATGCGCCGGTGGTGAGGAGCAACTGGCTCTACAAGCAG GACAGCACCGGGATGAAGATGTGGAAGAGGCGGTGGTTCGTCCTCTCCGATATGTGTCTGTTCTACTATAAAG ATGAAAAGGAAGAAGGCATCCTGGGAAGCATCCTCCTGCCAAGCTTCCGCATCTCCATGCTGTCCGTGGACGACCATATCAGCAAAAAATACGCCTTCAAG GCGACGCACCCAAACATGCGGACATATTATTTCTGCACAGACACGGCCAAAGACATGGAGTCCTGGATGAAGGTGATGACGGACGCCGCCCTTGTTCACACTGAGCCAATCAGGAG ACTGGATAAGTTAAAGACGGAGCACCACGGCCCCCAAGAGATGAACAACATATTGAACCACCGGGCCCTGACCCAGCCCGAGATCCAGAACAACGAGCGCAACCACGAGGCCATGCGCCTGGAGGACAGGAAGCAGAGGGCCCTGCTGGAAAAGCCCGGCGGCCATCGGTGTGTGCCGCAGAAGGACGGGGACAGGTACGCGCCCCAGCGAGATGGCGACAAGCACGCCCTCAAAATAGACAACGAGCACTGTGGCCTGGCGAAAGACCACAAGAAGTACGGCCTGGCCAAAGAGGTGGAGAAGTATGGTTTGGTAAAAGACGGGGAGAAATACGGACTTGTAAAGGATGGTGACAAGTATGGGCTGGTTAAAGAGGTGGAGAAGTACGGACTGGTCAAAGATGGGGAGAAATACGGACTTGTAAAGGATGGAGAGAAATACGGACTGGTGAAGGATGGGGGGAAATATGGACTGGTTAAAGATGGAGATAAGTATGGGCTGATAAAGGATGGAGAGAAATACGGACTGGTTAAAGATGGAGAGAAGTATGGGCTGATAAAGGATGGAGAGAAATACGGACTGGTTAAAGATGGAGAGAAGTATGGGCTGATAAAGGATGGAGAGAAATACGGACTGGTTAAAGATGGAGAGAAGTACGCTTTGGTAAAGGAAGGAGATAGACACACCCTgaaaaaagagggggaaagaCATTCCCACTTGACCAAGGAGCGGGAGAAGCACGCTGCACAGAAAGATCTGGAACGTTACGGCGAGCGGTACGGTTTCCAGAAGGACGGCGGCACGGAGCAGCCGCTCACCAAAATCAACAGCATCAAGCTGCAGCCGGCACAGGCGGCCGCCATCGCCGCGGCCGTGTCCGCGTCCCGGCAGATGCAGGCCGCTCAGCAGCGCCCCCCACTGCTCAACGGGCCCGGGGAGCCGGCGGGCGAGCGGAGTCCCGTGGACGCGGGGGTCGCCGGGGGACAGCCGCCGCCTCTCACCCAGGAGCCTGAGAAGAACCTGCAGAGAACCGGCTCCACCCAGCAGCTGGAACAGTGGGTCAGGATCCAGAGGACACGGGGCCTGGACGACGAGACCCGGAG CATCACGTCCTACCAGACTCTGCCCAGAAACATGCCGAGTCACCGGGCACAGGTGGCACCCCGGTACCCGGAAGGGTACCGCACGCTGCCCCGCAACAGTGGCGTGCGGCCGGACAGCATCAGCAGCCTGTCGGCGTCCGTGTACGACCGCGCCCTGGGGCCGTCGGCGGCAGAGAAGCGGCGCTCCATGCGCGACGACACCATGTGGCAGCTGTACGAGTGGCAGCAGCGGCAGGCGCACAGCCGGCAGCACGCCTACAGCACCCTGCCCAGCCCCAAACAGCTGGGCAGCATCGCCGAGCGCGCCGCCGGACAGTCCATCCCCACCTCGCCGTACCACACCTACTCGCCACGCCGCTCCTACAGCACCACCCCCCGCTCCGAGGTGTCCTCGCCCGTCTTCCGCGGGGACGTCACCATCGACCGCCGACATCGGGCCCACCTGGCCAAG TGCGGATACCCGCCCGACCGGAGGTCTGTTCCCGTCCAGAGCATCACCGCGCAGTCCCTGCAGGGCAAGACA CCGGAGGAGCTGACCCTTCTGCTGATCAAGCTGCGCCGGCAGCAGGCCGAGCTGAACAGCCTCCGGGAGCACACGCTCGCGCAGCTCATGCAGCTCAACCTCGACGCCAACAAGCCAAAG AGCGAGATTCTGTCCCATCACCTGCAGAGAAATCTCATGTACGTGGACGGACAG ATGAAGGAGAGCGAGCCGTTAATCTTCATGATTCACACAATGATCGAGAACTCGGCGCCCAGGCCTCAACTTTACCAGCAA GCCAGTCCCGAAGACTACAGAGACGGAGCCCACGTGTACCAAACCGAAGAGCCTGATGTTGAC GCCAAGTTGAGTCGACTGTGTGAGCAGGACAAGGTGGTTCGCATGCAGGAGGACAAACTACAGCAGCTCCACCGAGAAAAG CACACGCTGGAAACCGCCCTGCTGTCCGCCAGCCAGGAGATCGAGATGAGCGCCAACAACCCAACGGCCGTCCAAACCGTAATCCAGCAGAGGGACGTCCTTCAGAGCGGCCTGCTCAGCACCTGCAGAGAGCTGTCCAGAGTCAATGGC GAGCTGGAGCGATCCTGGCGAGAATACGACAGGCTGGAGGCCGAGGTCATGGCGGCCAAGAATAACTTGCTGAAGCAGCTGGAAGCCCTTGGGAGTCCACAG ACCGAACCCCCCAGCCAGAAGCACATCCAGATCCAGAAAGACCTGTGGAGGATCCAGGATGTGATGGAGGCTTTGAACAAGAACAAGCCAAAAAGAAGCAGTGACCCCA ATTTTCACAGCTCAAAACCTTTATCAAATCTTCATAAAAGTGAG CAGGACAGGCCCCGTAGCGCCGTGGACCAGTCATGCTTGGCAGAAGGCGGGCGGACGCGGATGAGCGTGGAGGAGCAGATGGAGCGGATCCGGAGGCACCAGCAGGGGGCGGCGCTGCGAGAAAAGAGGAGGGACCAGGAGAACTCGCTGTCCCGTAGCTCCTCGTTCTCCAAGGACCAGATACCTTCAAATCCCTACTACACCCTGCAG ACCCGCAAACGGGAGGAGGTGGTTTCTCCAGACCGGCAGGAACTGGAGGCGTCGCTGAGGGCTCTCGAGCAGGAAATGAAGAAGCGGGCCTTGGCGCAGCAGCAAGCCACACCCCCCACTGAGCCACAGGCTGCAGTCACCCGAgag GAGGACGCGGCGTCTCCGCCGCCGGGTGTCGAGCACCGAAACCCAGACCtggagaagcaggaggaggaggaggagggtgaggaagacgagaggagagaagaggaaagGAAAAGGCTGATGTGTGACAACAG CCTACAGACGGCTGTGATGGTCAGGGTGAGTCCCGAGGAGGATGACGACGACGatgccgaggaggaggaggtgaaggaaGCGGAGCAGGACCAGATCATCAGCCTGTCCTTCAAACACAGCCAGCTGGTGACAG CCACGACCAGTGACACGTGA